The genomic window gaatttcaaattatcttaaaatGACTATTTGATGGTATTGGAAATTTGTTTTGATATTCTTTTTATTGAACAACATGTTTGGGCCATGAGAGGGAGCCTCACTGGATTAGATCGACACATTGGGCATTAAACAATCTTACAAGTGATTCTAACgaatttttctctttccaccgcccgtgtttcttttctaccccgtTCACCATTTTTGCACTTGTATAAAAACTTCGGAAAACATTTTCCGATGTTTTCtgaagtttttctagttcaaatttgaagaaaatcaaGAAAACACATCCCGGAGTTTTTTtccaaggcaaaaaaaattcggaaaatgcGTTCCAATATTTTAatcaagggcaaaaatggaaaaatgagtgtagaaaagaaacacgggggatTGGACGACTCTAACACCACATCTTCACCCAAAACTTTAAGGCATCGAGCTTAtggatcatctcacttataaagtgctCAATCTCAACTCTTTCAACCAATGTGAAACTTCACTCACACTTGATCACTCACACTTGATCGATCTCAACAAACATTGATCTCATATTTTTCCCGAGATGAGTTTCAGCCTTTTCTCAATATATTTCTACCAACTAGCTCAAAGAGATATGAAGGTTTTTTAGTAGACAGTTTAAGAAAAGTTATAATCTCAACAAACAAGGACGTACAATTCTAGTTAAAGCAAATTTAAgcaatcaaaacaaaatctaGTTTAGGAAACAAACAATACATCCTTATATATATGCTTTAATTGTGAAATATTAAGAATAAAACATACCTCTAAAAAGGGTATAGTCACAACTCACAACGTAGGGTAATTGAATTGATACGTAGAACCCACCTCTGGAAACTGAACCtgaattattcaataaattcgtCTCACAAATTTGTCCCCAAAACACAGTCAAGCATTAACTAACTCACTCCAAATAGACTTAGTACAGGTGGAGTGATTCAAGTTTTACCAACACTATCCATTACTATGCCAAAGCCCAATCAAACAATCATTACTTTCATGGTCCAAATGTTTCAAACAACCAAATCAACTATCAAGATATTATCATAGTAAAATCAGCCATGCTTCAATATTGAAACTATTCCCTCCATCcttttttagagaaaaaaaaatggtgtaggaaaattttattaatcaaagtgGCACTAAAGATCATTTTATAATagtcatcttgagaatttaaactCGACACCTTGAAGTTACAAGACGCTCTTGCCACTGAACTAACACCTCAAGTGtatactccctccattttttATTACTTGTAACATTTGTAGACTTTCAAATTTCATTAtagcattttattattattttatcaatataCCCTTGAGTATTtatattaaaagtaataaaatttattgattatatTGGTTTGTGCAAAAAAGTTAAAAGCAACGTGTATTAAGAAACGGTGAGTACTAAAAGTTCGAAATTAGATTTCTTGTCGTAACTGTGTCATGACGCAATTACAGCTTCCAACCGTCCAATTTAAATCAACGGCTGAGATCATTTTACTATATGATTTACTATACAATCTACACCGTATAATCTCAAATCAACAACTTATATTCGTTACTGTGTAGAACTACATGGAATCTTAACcgcaatcatcatcatcatcatcctaaAAGTTGGACCTCTAGAGGGCAGGGTTGTAATCTGTTAGTCAAAACTAGAAGTCTTGAGTGGGAATATTTTAGGGATATGGAAAATGTACTTGAATCTTGAATTGAAACTAATTAAGTCATATACAATGCCGACAATAATGATTAATGTACATTCTCATAAGGAGATTGGTAGACAAAAAACAATATTCTGCTTTTATCTTTGACATCAATTTTGTAGAATTAAATTAAAAGCACATGTAGCAAATTGCAACAACTGCCACGAAGAAAAAGACTAGAGCTTGGTACTTGCCTAGCCTTTTTAATacataaacaaatttaataagaaaaattggGTGATGGTCATAAACCTATAACCATTGCACGTCCATTTTTCCCCTTCAAATCTTAATATCTATGCTCCCTAGCCAACTTCTAAAGAGAGCTATTAACTCTTTTTCATTCATTACATGTACATGTAGCTTCAATAAACTACATGTGAAGGTTATAAGGAATGATTATggatttatattttgtttgcacattcctgtcaaaaaaaaatttgtttgcacATTACCATATTGGAAGAATTAATTGTGAATGATAATTTAGTTACTTTCAAAGTGGCAAAATGAAGCTAATATTTTCTCTCTAAAGAAAATATCTGTTAAGTAATTGGTGGGTTTtagaaattttttgttttgaatgtgGTTTTTGGATAAGCCGTGCCTTCATGGCTGTACTTTTTACGAGTGAGTGGTGAAATCTTTTTGCTCTATCACTAGGCAACTAGTGGTTGCGACTCACTTCTTCTAGCTTTTGTATGGATGTGCATTTGATTTTAGGGTGTTGcgtttttttcttatatattcattttttggtTATCTTTTTCGATTTTTAGTTTCGGCTTAAGTGTTTTggctctttttttttgtgtttcttcATCCTTCTATATTGAGATAATTATAATATCTCTTGTACTCATTTACACGCTCCATTCCACAATGAGTGACTCATTTAATATCGTGATTTCTATTTAACACTACTTGCATTTCCCTACCTCTGGAATACAGCACACTGTGTTGgtataaaaggaaaaaattcaCTCATGAATGTTGAGATCTGTTATGATAATGGTGAATTTATATATGGTCCACATAGTGAAGGACTTGTTGGTATAAGTTAGGCTTTATGTCCTACAGGTGTAATGAGTAGTTAGGCCTGCCTCAATCCAAATTGAATTAGTACCATACATGCAACTAGCAgtttttttgttcatatataaaaaaatgaagtaaGGGGCTATAGGCCCAACAAACTAACCATAGAAACCCATACCCGCCAAACTACAAAACTTTTTTTCTCGCGTCCCCTGAAAGTCCTCGTTCACTCtggaaattttaaaaatacccctcttgctacttaagtagaaaaCTCAGGGAGCATACAATCTGGGAAAAATAGTTCGCATCCTAGAATACTGTTGGGCcaggttgattgcaatgtaagtctcacattactaatgaaggaaaaaaagtcaaggaaattatatttgagaagtctcacattgcttagaaaagtgaagagtgGATGAGCTCAAGGCTATATATAGAGACCTCAAGTTTCTTGTTTCAATGCACCAGTCaatagcactttaagcttatatctgacagTAGcatttaagcttatatctgactttttgtttttctcttgtactcttttgttagagtgttgtgagatgtagttaggtatttgctttggagagtgcgGGTGTACTGGGAgccaagggaaggttgagggttgtttatgtgttgtaacaatttttacATAGTGATATTATCTAGTTGTCGATTTGGACAACGGTCGTGGTTTTTAcaccggttttggagtttccacgttatattcttgtgttgttgattgtgttcttttattttctctatgcctgtttttcccaacaactggtattagagctcttggtttgattaAGGAGGAGGGGGTTCCACTGTGAAGTTTAGGttaaagaaaattgatgtttgacttgtggaaaatcaagtcaaggatgtgtTGTTGCAATCAGGGTTACATAAGGttagcctggagaggcggtggtaataatactcgacatcgGTCtagagaggcggtggtaataatactcgacatcagcctggagaggcggtgctaagaatactcgaCATCGGTCtagagaggcggtggaataatactcgacatcagcCTGGATAGacggtgctaagaatactcggttacaaggtggaagacatagtggatataccAATTTTGAGGCTTTGGTGGAGGAGactcggtttgaggtggaggtacaccaaagtggtatggctatggaGATCTTATGTGGAAGCAATGGTGATCAAACTTGGTAACTTGTaggactgctggaggtagttgaaTGCAAGAAGAGTTTGACATTGCGGCTTgtggaaccacctaaaattccaaggttggttggaggcaagcaaATCTTCAAGAGTATGGAAAActacaatccggggtttgaagagggtatggTTTAGCTTGTGGAttgtcctaaaaatccaaggACAATTGGAGGCAAGTATCTTTCGGGAGAATggagaggtagactccgggggCCGAAGATGAGTGGTGTAAACAAGTGGAGAGAGCATCATGATGGTTGGTAGGAAGTTGGCATCACCATCAATTTAAAgccaaggtggagaattgttggaaTTGCCTTGAAATTAtgatcagaaaaaaaaaaaaaaaaaaaaacaggttgAGTTGTTGCCTCCTGCGCGAGGCGGCGCAGGGTATTCTGCGCGAGGCGCAGCTGTGATGCGCAGGTGGAGCTTTAGCTCCTGCCTCCTGCGCGAGGCGCAAGGAGGTCTGCGCGAGCTTATTTATAGGCAGTTTGTTTTCTGACTTTTTAAAAGGGGATTTTCGGGTTTCTAAAGCCAACAAAAGACTAAGTTTACAAGAGAACTTCTTTTGGGCAAACACTAGGGTTGGGATTGATCCATTACCCTGagaaacactttcatattgaatttcttggtcacggaAAGAAATTCGGGCAAATGGTAGAATTAGGAACAAGGataattcttgtaactcttttggAGGATTTCATTGTAGTCCAGTACTTcatttgatagtggaacggagagttgCTCTCTACCTCAGATTAGGTCACTttgaccgaactgggtaaacaattctaTTGTATTCTTTATTTATCgttgtttttatctttttcttgtGATTGTTATTGTCGTTCTCATTGTTTGGTTGCTTTAATCGTATTTGTTCCACACATCAAATtctattattggtgtgatttttaatCGAATTCACATCAAATACAAAAtcagttcgcattctagaatgcCTAAACCGAGTTCACATTCTAGCATACAAACTCGTATCCTACATTACAAGGGGCAGGATTGGAATGTCGGTGTTACATGCGAGATTCAGGGGGTGCGAAAAGAAGGAATCAAACTACAATAGCATTATAATTTAGACcatgagaagaaaagaaaaattatagacATGAGAATGTGGTTAAGAAGTTGATCAGAGCCAGGTAGGTCTTACCAAGAAGATGCAACTCCACTTCAATTTGAAGAGCAGCAAATAATTGCCAGCACTTGAGGTCACTCATGAGCACCATTTGGGATAAGTGAACTATAATATTTTATCACatcacaaataaataaataaataaatgttatgACCAATAGATGGTATAAAATTGAGGCAAATAATGGAATAGTATCATGATGCAAAAATATAATGAAACAGTGCAAGTGTATTGCAATCAACATGACTTTAGaacaaaaaataagaatttcaAATGCTGTCAAAAACAACATACCAGGAATATGAAAGACACATTCAACTGAGAGAAAATGATTAGGAATTGTGTGTCATGTACAAAACAGTGAAATGTTGTACTCTAAGTTGTTGATAGTTATTTTTTACATGAAACAGAGAAGAAAGAGTTTATAAATAAAGCAAGCATGCATGATAGAAGAAGCACATCTTTAATGAATTTTGATAAACAAACTAGCTAGCTACATGTAGTTGTGAATTAGTTAATTGTCATAAAACTTACTGAAAATTCACTGCAAAAGTGACAGATAGATAATAACCTTGAGAAAAAGAGTAGAGATATAGAGAGAATGATTACTACTACTTTAGATCAATAGCACAGTCATatcataatatattaataataattaataacctCGAGAGAGTAAGGATGAGAGAATTGTTAATTGTTTCTTCATACTAGTAGACTAGTAGTTGTTGAAGTACAGTACCAATCCTGCAAATTTGGTTATTATATGcagaaaaatatgataaaagtgattatgtcattaattaattatttgttctCTAGATTTTGTACCTTTGACGGTGGGAGTACATTATATATACGACAAATATACTATATGttatgtagaaaaaaaaatcatgttattTTTCATGCTGCATCTTTTTTCCATTTCCATTCAATTTCTGCATGTGATAGCAGGAGCAGTGGTTAGGTAATTAAAGTTAGATTTGTACAGTAATTAAGTCAGTAACATTCAAATAATGGCTTCTATATTCTATTCTATATATGAAGTAGCTAGCCTGATTTTCCTTTCATCTGCATCGACCAACTGCTCCTGCCTACTCAAATCTATAGATCAGTGTTTTCTTTTTAATGAACCGTAGCTAGCTATATAGAAAATTATGTCTCCTTTCATATTAGCAAACCCCAATTTTTACTCGATCTTTTGACACTTTTTCATGTAATTTTCCTCTCCTCTCGTACCAAAATCTTTCAACTTACGTACTACATTGGTGTAAGAGCAATCACACAAGTAATTTTGACACGACATTTTCACCCAAAATTTTAAGGCATTAAATTTATGAGTCATCTTACTTATATATAGTTCAATATCAACTATTTCAACTAATGTAAGAAGTTGCGTTCAATAAGGTAGGGATCATCAAATCACCAAACAATCTAATGTAAAGACGATTTTCAGTGGTTATCCAGTTACAGACGCGAACCTATAGGTTTTCGCTATCGCGTCTCTCTAAAATTGCATGGTAAAATCTTaaagtttaaactttaaaaattaaagCATATTTAAAATGAAGCTCTTtgatattgtaccaaaaaaaaaaagctctttgaaaattaacaatagtaaaattgaagaatttttaagtgtaattaaattaattttttctataaacaaaGTGATAGATACTACCGAAACTCATACACACAACTGTGAGATCCCGCGTAAATGTATTCAACCTAGCGTCATTATCAGATGGGTTAGGTTTTCTGGAGTTACtggtaattatttatttttttatatactgctaattattttatacaatattaaggaacttataaatattaaatacatgtgtcaaaaaaataaatattaaatacatttACATTATTGATTAGGAAAACGAGTAAGTGAAATTTATACATGACTAAAGAAAGCTAATGAGGCCGAAGCCCAGTAAAGGAAGAAGTCATGGATTGATGAAAAATGGCAAAGTCCATGGGCAATACGATTTTAATTATTGGTCCAAATTTGGCtttgatatttgaatttttctcttcccacccctaTGTTTCTTATCTACCTCCCAGGGTTCCATTTTTGCCATTGGATAAATATTTCGGAACACGTTTTACGAATTTTTTTGCCTTGGAaaaaacttcggaatgtgttttccaaatttttcccgaatttgaactagaaaaaattcggaaaatgcATTCCGGAGTTTTTTACAAgagtaaaaatggaaaaatgtatggtagaaaagaaacacggggaTGGAAAGGGAATCATGCATTTTAAGACTGTTGTGTGTTAATGTATTTGTCCTATAAGGTGTTTGTGAATTGATTTTTGGAGAATTTTGAAAGAAAGAACTTTAAATGgctaagtttattttttgattatatatatgtgattttttttttatctttgcgCTTGGGGCAATGACGCAGCTAACGAGTTACTAACCGAGGTGTGTCTATTgctggttgaaaactatttctAAACCCCCTCTTAGGCTTGAGGTCTCCTCAAGCCTTCGAGAATTTCTGGAAGGGCTCCTTTTGGGGTAAagtcctacaaaaaaaaaattatgtaatacTCTAAATTGGTTACTTTCAACATTCCCCTTAAATTTTTGAATCTTTCGATCTTGGGTGGCTTGGTTAGTATATAAgcaatttgaatttttgttttgcaATGCACAAGCTTCAACTTCTCGTTGCAAACTTAATCTCTTAGATAGTGAAAATTGGTTTCAATGTGCTTGCTTCTGCCATGTGTTGTGCGATTCTTTGCAAGCCTTATCGCTGACTTGTTCTCCACCATCAACTCAAACTCTTCTTGCTGGTGCATCTTAATTTCCCTCAGTAATGACTGCAACCACACTGTACACACCTTAACAAGTTGCCTAGCATGTTGAGATGTACTCAGCTTCACAGGTGGATAAAGCAACCATTGTCTGGTTTTTTGAACTCCAAGAGATTGGAAAATCAAATAGCTTGAACACATAACCCATGGTGCTTGTCCTTTCTACTTGGTCACCACACCGATCATAGTCACAAAAACCAGTTAACTTGCCTTCATGATCTATAAGTTTAGGAAATAAAATGCCATGATCAATTGTATCTTGCAGATACCTCATGATCCTCTTCACTGCTTGCATATGATCAGTCAACTTCGAATTCTGTATAAATCTACTAACCGTTCCAACACTATGACATATATCAGGTCTTGAGTTACAAACATACCTAAAGCAACCAACCATTTGCTTGTATACGGTACTGTCCATTgcttcaccattttcatcattGTTCAGTTTCAAATTTGTCTCCATGAGTGTACTTGCAGGATTGCAATCTAACATATTGAACCTCTTTAAAACATCAGTCACATACTTCTTTTGTTGAACTATTAAGCCTTTGTTGGATTTAGTGAACTCAAGTCCAAGAAAATATTGCAATTTTCCTAGATTAGTCATGTCAAAGTCCTCATTCATTTGAGATTTAACTCTTTCAacaaatcatctacatatagaCACACAATGCtcaaataattttgttaacaaaaatCAACTAAGTTTGTTAACTTACATTTTATATGTGTGTAGGTTCTCGTTCTCCTGCTCTACTCTTTCAATATTTAggtttaaattttttacttcGACGTCTACCAAGTTTTGTCTATAGGTGCATTCTCTCACAACCAATATTTAAAagttttcataaattttactttaattaattttatttttgtctataTGTCCCTTAACAACTTACTAGTACTAATTAGAGGTGTATCATGATTTCACATGATTCTTTAACACCATGAACAAACATTTTTACAAATTACTTATCAAAACTCTGCTAACTCAGTGACTTTGTTTGGCACAATGCAAACAATTCTCTGAGCTTTGTTATAAACAATCATTTGTAGTAATGGTTGCATCAGAAGTACTGCAAATGCTAGTGTCAGCACTCAGCACAACAACTTGGTTAATTATGTCATAAACTGTAAAAAGAGAAagaatttcaaacaaaaaagttgTGGTCCTAAACATGTTATATAGTActaatagtaataattattagctaagtacaaaaaaaaagtaaaagtctAACAAAATGGCCATGACTAAAGCTGTGCAGAAGCTCCAAGAAATTAAAGTCATAGAGGTTGGCAATGATCTTTGTCAGTTCATACAGAGTGTGCTAAATCTCTATCAAACTACAAAGTAAATAATCCCTTTGAAATGGTTTCCCACCAGCTGGACCAGTTTGTAGttacaaacaaaatataaactatGAACAAGGTAAGACCTTGATAGAGACAAGCCTATGCTATTTTGTATCTTCTACAACATTATATCAATTGTGAAACTTACCATAAATTGATTaatgaaaataccaaaaaaCCTTTTTTTATGTTGACCggactcagttggtagggacatcgtattatagtattatatatACAGGGGCGAGGCTTGAACTCCTGACACTGCAATTATCCgtcttaaaagtaaaatttctagtaactagactacttgacagaaaaaaaaaaaattgtgacaaaattaatagtttttatttaacaaattcattatttattgtaaattactaaactctaaattaaattgtttaccTTCTAGGAgctaaatgacaaaattaaaccatatagtttttttcttaaaaataaaggGTGTGTTATGTATGTGCAAATGTGTACTCAAAAGTACATTAGTGAAAATTTTCACAGTCCCCTGTACGAATCCCAGTGTGATGTTTCTATGTCCTATAATTTGGCTTGTTTAAGATGTAATTTTATAAGGACAAACTACACTTTAATATAAGCATGGTTAACCTTTATTCTTTaaacttatttaattattaaaggGTCACTCTAGATAACATATCTTATCTCCAACTAAGTTACTACTGTTATGGCTGACCCACATAAAATTCTTTGTCATCAAGCATTCCCAAGAAACTCAAACTAGTAACCCCTTTTTAAGGGCTTAGAGACTTCTATTATTCATGTTAAGTGACCATAATATCATCACATCACATTTGTGTACAATTATCACATTTTTTGTGAAACTGCTGTAATGATACTAGTAACTTATGGCTAGGCACTCTAAAATATATAGCACCACTTACTAATCCATATTATTTATGAGTGAGCAAGTCTAGCACTACTTTCTTAACTGTGGTATGAGCACAAATCAGCCCCTAAATTTATACCATATCCTTTTAATAGGAACTATAACTCAATTAATGATGATTTAGCATTAGTCTTTTTCTGTTAATGTTTCAACTTTTCTTAGGGATCCTAAATAGATATTCACATAAAAAACAGGTAACAAGGTAAAGTTAGCTAAAGCCAACCTAGTCAAAAGTTAACAAATAGCAATTGAAAGGAATGTAAATAGCATCTTGAAAGAGTAGGGCCTTGTTGTATTCCCGCCAAACTTGCATGCCTCTTTTAGTTTGTTAAATACTCAAATATTGTACCTCATTAGTAAAAAGAAGAGTCTCAGCAACAATAGTGCATTactatttgattttgatgtCAAAAAACCAACTTTAtcagtaaaaaaattatcatgaaGACACAGAAAGAGAACTCAGTACAAGAGAGTTTCTGGAATCAATCATGAACTTCAATTTCTTTTGTGTTCCTTTTCTTTAAGTACTGAATTACTGTGGCAGCAATCACTATACATCAAATCAAAACTCTCAATCTCTATAcattacattaaaaataaagttagtGCTCAAATGATTATTCTGACATTCTTCCACCTTCATTCAGTTATCATAAAATATTCTctagaaataattaaaaaaatcttgaatAAAAAAGTCCTCTTCATCAACTACCtgcataagaaaaaatataatcattAGAATATATAGttcttaattaaaaaatgagcaTAAACTAgctttaataatttaatatataaaaacaacaatGTAGTAAGTAGTACCTAATGATTGTTAGAGTGGAAGCTTGAGTGTTTGTTAATTTGGTATCAAGATGATGTGTTATATTGATCATGTGTTAGGCAAAGCACCAAAACTAGAGATTATAAACTGAAAAAGATA from Trifolium pratense cultivar HEN17-A07 linkage group LG1, ARS_RC_1.1, whole genome shotgun sequence includes these protein-coding regions:
- the LOC123912771 gene encoding secreted RxLR effector protein 161-like, encoding MNEDFDMTNLGKLQYFLGLEFTKSNKGLIVQQKKYVTDVLKRFNMLDCNPASTLMETNLKLNNDENGEAMDSTVYKQMVGCFRYVCNSRPDICHSVGTVSRFIQNSKLTDHMQAVKRIMRYLQDTIDHGILFPKLIDHEGKLTGFCDYDRCGDQVERTSTMGYVFKLFDFPISWSSKNQTMVALSTCEAEYISTC